The DNA sequence CCGGTTGCACGGGGCCATCTCGCAAGGCCTCGTGGCCGCCTGCCACGACTGCTCCGAGGGCGGCCTTGCCGTGGCCGCGGCGGAAATGGCCTTCGCGGGTGGATACGGCATGGCCCTGGACTTAAGCGCCCTGCCCCGGGACCCGGAATCGGACCGTGACGACACCGTCCTCTTTTCCGAGTCGAACAGCCGCTTCGTGGTGGAGGTGCCCGGTGGCCGGGAAGCCGAATTCGAAGCCCAATTGGAAGGAAGCCCATTCGGCCGCGTGGGGACCGTGACCGGGGAGGACCGCTTCCTCGTGCGCGGACTGGGCGGCGATGAGATCGTTTCTACGGAACTGTCCATATTGAAGGAAGCATGGCAGCGGCCCCTGCGGTGGTGATGCCGCGAGGGAGGCCGTACGGGGGCTCGATGGCTGGCGACCCGTCCGGCAGCGTCCCGGCGAACGTCGGCCCAACCGGTGGCGTCGCGTCCAGCGGCCGTCCTCCATGCCGTTCCTATATGACCCTGGAGCATCCATGTCCAAAGTCTCGGTCCTGATACTGCGCGCCGCGGGGATCAACTGCGACGAGGAAACGGCCCACGCCTTCCGCCTCGCCGGCGCGGAGCGGGTGGATCCCGTCCACATCAATGCCTTCATCCAGGGGCGCCGCCGCCTGTCCGAGTACGACGTGCTGGTCCTGTCCGGCGGGTTTTCCTACGGCGACGATCTCTCCGGAGGCAAAGTGCTCGCCAACGAGATGCAGTGCAAGCTGATGGAGGACGTGGAATCGTTCATCGGGGCAGGCAAACTCATCCTCGGCATCTGCAACGGATTCCAGGTGCTGGTCAAGATGGGGCTGCTTCCCCAGACGGAAACGGGTGGCAGGCGGCAGGAAGCAACGGTGTTCTACAACGACTCCGGCAAGTTCGAGTGCCGCTGGGTCTACCTGCGCAGGAACCCCGGCAGTCCCTGCGTCTTCACCCGGGACATGCCGGAGACTATTTACATACCGGTCGCGAACGGGGAAGGCAAGGTCATGCTGGCGTCCGAGGATGTGCGGCTTCGGCTGGGGCCGGGCGGCCACATCGCATTGCAGTACGTCAACCCGCCCTGGGTGGATGTAGGGGCGGCCACGAGTGAGGTGATCGGGGCGGCCGCCCTGGAGGCAACGGCTGAGACGGCCTATCCCTGGAGTCCCAACGGCTCGGTGGACGCCATTGCCGGGATCTGCGACGCCACGGGACGGATCTTCGGGCTCATGCCTCATCCGGAGCGTTATACCCACCCGACCCATCATCCCCGGTGGACCCGGGAGGGAGGCAGGGAGCCGGACGGCCTGCATATCTTCCGGAACGCCGTGAACTATGTCCGCGGGGTCCTGTAGCTGCCGAAGGGAGCGCGCTTAAATGAGCTTCCCTCCGTTCACCCGAGCCATCGAACGCCGCATGTACGTGATCGGGATCCTCCTGGTCCCCGTCGCGCTCTTCGTGCTGCTCAGTCTCGTAACCCACGCCGAAACCGACTACCCCAATTCGAGCCGGAGTCCGGGTGAAGTCACCAACCTGGGCGGTCTGCCCGGCGCCCTGGTATCTCACGGCGTGATGCTCGCCCTGGGATACGGGGGATACGTCGTCCCCGTCCTCATTGGATTGCTGGCATGGAACCGGATCCGGGGGCAGCACCCGGTGAGACTGTGCGTGCAAGCCGCCTGGCTCCTGGTGCTCGTATTAGCCGGGGTTTCCACGGGGAGCCTGATACCGGTGCTTCCCGAGACCCTCAGGTTCAGGATCGGCGGCGTGCTGGGGTTCTACCTGGGCGGTCGGATGGCGGGTGCGCTGGGTGTGGACTGGTCTCTGGTACTGGGCGGCGCCTTATTTCTGGTTGTCCTGGTGGCCATGTTGTATTGGACTGTCAGGCGCCGTGCACGCCGGCAGGTCAAATCCAGCTCCTGAACCAGCGAGGTCCACCCATGGCCTCGACCGGACCAAACCAGAGCAATGTCTATGAAGCAATGTGCCGTAATTCTGTTCATACTCGCCGCATCTCCGGCGATCGTTGCGGATCCGGTTGACCAACGTACCTTCGAGCCTGGTGCTGTTCCGTTGGCGCTCAGAATTTCCGAAAGCCTACAGGAAGCGCTTTCGACTGGATTGCCGGATGACCACATGAAAGTGTGGATCTACCTGGCGGATAAGGGGGACGCCAACGGTACAGGATACGCCCTGGCCGTGGCTGCGGCGGAAGACCGACTGACCCCACGCACACGGCGCAGACTCGCGGTCAGAGGGAATCGTCCTGCTGGATGGGAAGACATCCCGATCCACACACCCTATGTAAACCGGATCGCGGAGTCGGGCGGACTGATCCACCATATGTCCCGCTGGCACAACGCGGTAAGCGTATCGGGCGATGCGAAGGTGATTCAAAGCCTTGCAGAACTGCCCTTCGTCCTGAGGATAGAAGCGGTCGACCGCCTGCGACGTCCGCGACCTGTTTTACCGCGCCCGTCCGTGTCGCAGGAGACAACACCGAGTCATCGTCGGACCCTGGCCAATCGATTCGATTATGGACCGTCTTTCGTCCAATTGAACCAGTTGCAGATACCTGCGTTGCACGATATCGGCTTGTCGGGCCAGGGCGTGTTGGTGGCGTTGTTCGACACGGGATTCAGCCTGCAGCACGTGGCCTTCGACAGCCTGCGAACCCGGGTGGAGGCACAGCGCGATTTCGTGGAGGATCACTTGGGAATGGCGGGATCCCCTTACGATTTGCATGGCACCCAGGTGCTCGCGGCAATTGGTGGGTTTGCGCCGGGTAAACTGGTCGGACCGGCCTTCGGCGCCCGTTACCTCCTCGCGAGTACGGAGGCCGTTACCTTCGAGGACGAGATAGAGGAGGACTGGTGGATTGCCGCGCTGGAGTGGGCCGACAGCCTCGGCGTGGACGTAATCAGTAGTTCACTCGGCTACATCGACTGGTATGCCTTTGAAGACATGGACGGCAAATCCGCCATGATTTCCCGGGCGGCTTCCATGGCGGCGGACCGCGGCATCGTAGTTGTGAGCGCCATGGGCAACTTAGGCGGCCAGCCCTACGAGAAGATGAGCGCTCCCGCTGACGCGGAGAAGGTGATATCCGTTGGCGCTGTCGACGCCTCAGGTAATCGGTGGGCATCTTCGTCTATTGGACCTACGTACGACGGACGTATAAAGCCGGACGTGATGGCCATGGGCCAAGGCGTCTACACAGTGCAGCCGTTTTCCGCCCAGTCCTATGCCCGCACCAACGGCACATCTTTTTCCACGCCCCTGGTGGCCGGGGTCGTCGCGCTACTGCTGGAGGCCTACCCCCACTGGACCCCTGAAAAAGTGCAAAAGGTTCTTCACCAGACGGCTAGCCAGACCGCCGCCCCGGATACCCTGTACGGGTACGGCATCGTCCAGGCTGCCGATGCCCTGATGACCGAGTCGCGAGGAACCGTGCGGTCATTCACTGCCGAAAGCGGACCGAGTGGTGTGTTCCTCTCCTGGACTGCAGGGTTGGAAATCAACCTGCGGTCCTACCGGATCGAACGCAGGGACTATCCCGATGGAACATTCGAAGTGCTGGCCTCGGTACCGGTAACCCGGTCCGGGGAAGCTCCCCCGGGCTCGAACGCTTACGACTATACGGATACGGCCGCGCAACCGGGAACATCCTACGAGTACCGGTTGCAGCCCATGGGCCGCGCGGGGCTGGCGTTGACGGCGGAACCGGTCGTGATTCGCATCGACTACGAGTCCGGCGCGTCCGGTGAACTGGCGGCGGTCCTCTATCCGAACGCGCCGAATCCCTTCGCCGGTAGAACGGATATTCGCTTTGAACTGACGGAATCTACTACGGTCAACTTGACGATCTACGATCTGCTAGGAAGGCGAGTACGGGTCCTGGCGGACCGGATGTATGGACCTGGCCGTTACGCCCTGCCCTGGAACGGCATGGACGGCGACGGCCGCGCCGTACCCAGCGGCGTGTACCTGTACCGCATGACCGCGGGCGGAATCGAGCAGAGTGGCAAGATGCTGCTGCTGCGTTAGGGGCGGCGCGCTGCCGCTTCAGGGGCGGCGTGAATCGGGGTCGCGTCATGCGGTTTCAGGCTGGCCGAAGCACCGTTACGGCACGTCGAAATGCGGTGAAGGCAGTCCGGTGATCTTCGATAAAGAGGTTGACATCCAGGAAGGTTCTGGTTTATATAGCCTTAGCGACTAACGGTACAGGTTTCCGGTCGTGCATGACGGATACAAGTCAGCGCAAACAAAGCTACTTACGCCATTCATTCGCAAGGGGGTTGGACATCATGGTCACCGTGACGGACGTTGCCGCCGACAAGATCAAAACCATGATCGAGGACCAGGAAAATCCGGATCTCGGACTGCGCGTCATGATCTCCGGTGGTGGGTGTTCCGGTTTTCAGTACAAGCTTGCTTTCGACAAGAACGCGACCGACAACGACCAGATTATCGAGCAGAACGGCATCAAGGTTTTCGTCGACAACAAGAGCGCCATCTACCTGATGGGTGCGGAACTGGACTATGTGGAAGGGCTGATGGGCGCCGGGTTCAAGGTCAGCAATCCCAATGCCAAGGGCACCTGCGGCTGCGGCGAGTCGTTTTACGTATAGGTCCGAAAGGCGCGGGATCGGTCCCGCGCATCCCGGACAGCTCGGACAGCCCAGGTAGTCCGTAAACGCGGATCGAGCACTTTGGCTGCGGAAACCGATATCCCCCGTGACGCGCTGACCGGTATCCGACACGTCATCGCCGTGGCCAGCGGCAAGGGCGGCGTGGGCAAGTCGACGGTAAGCGTCAACCTGTCCCTCGCCCTCGCGGAAGCCGGCCATGCGGTGGGCCTGCTCGACGCGGATATTTACGGCCCGAACGTGCCCCAGATGATGGGCGTTTCCGGGTCCCTCGAGAAAGATCCTTCCGGCAGCATCCAACCCGTTGTAAATCATGGTATCCGGCTGGTCTCCGTCGGTTTCGTCGCGGGGCCGTCTGACGCGGTGATCTACCGGGGCCCCCTGGTCGGCAAGATGGTGAAGAGTTTCCTCGGGAACGTTTCATGGGGGGAACTGGACTACCTGGTGGTCGATCTGCCGCCCGGCACCGGCGACGCGTCGCTGACCCTAGCCCAGTCGGTCGAACTCACCGGGGCCGTCATCGTCACGACCCCCCAGCAGGTCGCCCTGTCTGACGTGCGCAAGGCGATTGCCATGTTCCAGCGGTTGCGGGTCCCCGTCCTGGGCATCGTCGAAAACATGAGTTATTTTCTTAACGCCGCGACGGGTGAACGGACCCACATCTTCGGCCGGGGCGGCGGCGGTGCGTTGGCCGATGAACTGGGCCTGCCCTTTCTGGGTGAGATTCCCCTCTCGCCGGCCGTCTGCGCGGGAGGAGACGCAGGAAAACCCATCTTCCTCGAGCCCGGGAACACCGTCGAAACTGCGGCGTTCAAGGGTGTCCGGGCGGCCGTCGAGGCCGAGATCGAGAACCAGCCGGCGCCATTGCCCGGTCCGGTCCGGACCTGATGCTGCGGCTTCCCCGGACCGTCTACGAAGGCATGGCCGCCCATGCCGTGGCGGAGTATCCAAAGGAGTGCTGCGGGTTCCTGACCGGTATGGGCGATCCGGGCGATCCGGGCGATCCGGGCGATCCGGGCGATCCGGGCGATCCGGGCGACCTCGCCGACCCCGCCAACCCGACGGAACCTTTCGACTCGGTCGACTCGGTAGACCCGGCATCCTGGCAGGTGCACCGGTGCAGGAACATCCAGGACGAGCTGCACGCGAAAGACCCGGCGGAACATCCCCGGGATGCCCGCACCGCGTACGCATTCAGCCGGGAGGACATGGAGCGGCTGTTCTTCGGGAAGTTCGACCCTCCGGGTGCGCGGGTCCAGGGATTCTATCATTCCCATCCGGACGCGCCGGCCTATTTCTCGGAGAAGGACCGGATGGACGCTCTGACCGGCTGGCTGGACCCGGAACCCGGTTACCTGGTCCTTTCCGTCACGAGGGGCGTCGTAAGCGATATCAAGATGTTCCGTTGGGTGGACGATAAGACGGGTTTCGAGGAGTTGCCCGTGGAACTGGTCTGATACTTTAGTGGAGATGTGCGCATGAAAGAAGTTTTCGACGAGGTCGTGAACGTCCTGTCGCGAGGTGAGAAGGCGGCGCTTTCCACCATCGTGTCGAGCAAGGGATCGCTGCCGATGAGCAAGAAGGCGAAAATGCTCGTCAAGGGCGACGGTTCGTTCACCGGCACGGTGGGCGGCGGCTGCCTGGAAGCCGACGTGTGGGCCGAGGCCCGCGAAGTCATGGACCGCTCCGCTCCCAGGTTGCAGCACTTCATCCTGACCGAGAAGCACGCCGGCGATGAGGGATTGAACTGCGGCGGCAACGTGGAGATCTTCACGGAGCCGATCCGGACGGGCCCCATGCAGGAGATCTTCGAGGCGATCCGCGGGCTTCACGACGCGCGGCGCATCGGACTCCTGGCCACGCTGGTGTCGGGCCGGGCCGGAACGGAAGCCGGCAAGATGCTGATCACGGATGCCGGCGAGACCGTCGGCACGCTCGGAGACCCCGTCCTGGACGACCGGATCCGGCTGGATTCGGATCTGGAAATCACTGAGAACCTGTTGCGGGTGGTCACGTTGGAGCACGAAGGCGTGGAGACCCGGATCTTCCTGGAGTCCATCTGGCCTGCGCCGCAGCTGTTCCTTTTCGGCGGCGGCCATGTCGCCAGGGCCATTGCCCGGATCGCCGATACCGTCGGGTTCCGCATCATCGTAGTAGACGACCGGCCGGCCTTCGCGAACCACGAGCGGTTCCCCGAAGCCGACGAGGTGGTCGTGGACGCCTTCGACGAGGTCGTGGGCAAGCTGCCCATCGACGGCTCGTCCTACCTGGTCGCGGTGACCCGCGGACACCAGTGGGACCAGCCCGTCATCGAGCAGGCGGTTTGGACCGGCGCCGCCTACGTCGGCATGATCGGCAGTCGGCGCAAGATCGCCCTGATGTGGAAGAACCTGGAGAAAAAAGGCGTGCCCCGGCACCTGCTCGACCAGGTGCACGCGCCGATCGGCAAGGAAATCGGCGCCGATACCCCCGAAGAGATCGCCGTCAGTATCATGGCCGAGTTGATCGAATTCCGGCGGTCCGGCGGAAAGCCGGCCCACCTGGTTTCCACGGTGAAGGACGCGGCCGGTACGGCGGGTGCGGGCTGACGAACGTGCCGCGCGCTAGCGTCCGCGCTGACTAACCTTCCCCCAGCTCGCCGCGATGTTCCCCGATCTTCGTGACCGCCCGGACGATGTCCTCCATGTCGTCCCGGCCCCCCAGCAGCACATTCTGCGAGAACCAGACCGCCTCCGAACGGCAGGCCCGTTCCGTTACCGGCAGATGCAGCGCGTCATAGTCTACGGCAGACAACGCCGGGCTATGGTATATGCCGTAATTCCGTTCCGTAAAAACCGGTTGTTTGTACAGGGGGATGGAGTAGCCCGGACTGGCGGGGATCCCCTCGGCGCGCAGCGCCTCGATGAACCGTGTTTTCGGGACGCCTCCGAAGGATGCTTCATTGTACCTGAACATGTAGATGTGCCGCGCGTGGCGGTCGGCCTTCGCGGGCCTGGCCACCGGGACGACGCCCGGAATCGCCCCGAGGCGTTCGGTCAGGTACTCGCCGTTCGCGTGGCGCAGGTCGGCCTGGGTCTCCAGGTGATCCATCTGGTCCAGGAGCAGGGCGCCCTGTATCTCGGTCATCCGGTTATTGCCGGCCATGCGGAAGTGGTTGTAACGGGGTCCCTGTTCGGCGTGACCGCAGTCGGCGAGGGACCGCGCCGCCGCCGCCAGGCCGTCGTCGTTGGTGAGCATGATGCCCCCCTCGCCGGCGTTTAGGTTCTTGGAGGACTGAAAGCTGAAGGCGCCGATCGATCCGATGGCGCCCACGCCCCGGCCTCCCCACCGCGCGCCGTGGGCCTGTGCCGCGTCCTCGATCACCGCGAGGCCGTGGCGGCCGGCGATGTCGCCGAGCCGGTCCATGTCCGCGGGCAGACCCGCGA is a window from the Gemmatimonadota bacterium genome containing:
- a CDS encoding phosphoribosylformylglycinamidine synthase subunit PurQ translates to MSKVSVLILRAAGINCDEETAHAFRLAGAERVDPVHINAFIQGRRRLSEYDVLVLSGGFSYGDDLSGGKVLANEMQCKLMEDVESFIGAGKLILGICNGFQVLVKMGLLPQTETGGRRQEATVFYNDSGKFECRWVYLRRNPGSPCVFTRDMPETIYIPVANGEGKVMLASEDVRLRLGPGGHIALQYVNPPWVDVGAATSEVIGAAALEATAETAYPWSPNGSVDAIAGICDATGRIFGLMPHPERYTHPTHHPRWTREGGREPDGLHIFRNAVNYVRGVL
- a CDS encoding DNA translocase FtsK 4TM domain-containing protein, with translation MSFPPFTRAIERRMYVIGILLVPVALFVLLSLVTHAETDYPNSSRSPGEVTNLGGLPGALVSHGVMLALGYGGYVVPVLIGLLAWNRIRGQHPVRLCVQAAWLLVLVLAGVSTGSLIPVLPETLRFRIGGVLGFYLGGRMAGALGVDWSLVLGGALFLVVLVAMLYWTVRRRARRQVKSSS
- a CDS encoding S8 family serine peptidase, which gives rise to MKVWIYLADKGDANGTGYALAVAAAEDRLTPRTRRRLAVRGNRPAGWEDIPIHTPYVNRIAESGGLIHHMSRWHNAVSVSGDAKVIQSLAELPFVLRIEAVDRLRRPRPVLPRPSVSQETTPSHRRTLANRFDYGPSFVQLNQLQIPALHDIGLSGQGVLVALFDTGFSLQHVAFDSLRTRVEAQRDFVEDHLGMAGSPYDLHGTQVLAAIGGFAPGKLVGPAFGARYLLASTEAVTFEDEIEEDWWIAALEWADSLGVDVISSSLGYIDWYAFEDMDGKSAMISRAASMAADRGIVVVSAMGNLGGQPYEKMSAPADAEKVISVGAVDASGNRWASSSIGPTYDGRIKPDVMAMGQGVYTVQPFSAQSYARTNGTSFSTPLVAGVVALLLEAYPHWTPEKVQKVLHQTASQTAAPDTLYGYGIVQAADALMTESRGTVRSFTAESGPSGVFLSWTAGLEINLRSYRIERRDYPDGTFEVLASVPVTRSGEAPPGSNAYDYTDTAAQPGTSYEYRLQPMGRAGLALTAEPVVIRIDYESGASGELAAVLYPNAPNPFAGRTDIRFELTESTTVNLTIYDLLGRRVRVLADRMYGPGRYALPWNGMDGDGRAVPSGVYLYRMTAGGIEQSGKMLLLR
- the erpA gene encoding iron-sulfur cluster insertion protein ErpA, which gives rise to MVTVTDVAADKIKTMIEDQENPDLGLRVMISGGGCSGFQYKLAFDKNATDNDQIIEQNGIKVFVDNKSAIYLMGAELDYVEGLMGAGFKVSNPNAKGTCGCGESFYV
- a CDS encoding Mrp/NBP35 family ATP-binding protein, whose protein sequence is MAAETDIPRDALTGIRHVIAVASGKGGVGKSTVSVNLSLALAEAGHAVGLLDADIYGPNVPQMMGVSGSLEKDPSGSIQPVVNHGIRLVSVGFVAGPSDAVIYRGPLVGKMVKSFLGNVSWGELDYLVVDLPPGTGDASLTLAQSVELTGAVIVTTPQQVALSDVRKAIAMFQRLRVPVLGIVENMSYFLNAATGERTHIFGRGGGGALADELGLPFLGEIPLSPAVCAGGDAGKPIFLEPGNTVETAAFKGVRAAVEAEIENQPAPLPGPVRT
- a CDS encoding Mov34/MPN/PAD-1 family protein, with protein sequence MLRLPRTVYEGMAAHAVAEYPKECCGFLTGMGDPGDPGDPGDPGDPGDPGDLADPANPTEPFDSVDSVDPASWQVHRCRNIQDELHAKDPAEHPRDARTAYAFSREDMERLFFGKFDPPGARVQGFYHSHPDAPAYFSEKDRMDALTGWLDPEPGYLVLSVTRGVVSDIKMFRWVDDKTGFEELPVELV
- a CDS encoding XdhC family protein: MKEVFDEVVNVLSRGEKAALSTIVSSKGSLPMSKKAKMLVKGDGSFTGTVGGGCLEADVWAEAREVMDRSAPRLQHFILTEKHAGDEGLNCGGNVEIFTEPIRTGPMQEIFEAIRGLHDARRIGLLATLVSGRAGTEAGKMLITDAGETVGTLGDPVLDDRIRLDSDLEITENLLRVVTLEHEGVETRIFLESIWPAPQLFLFGGGHVARAIARIADTVGFRIIVVDDRPAFANHERFPEADEVVVDAFDEVVGKLPIDGSSYLVAVTRGHQWDQPVIEQAVWTGAAYVGMIGSRRKIALMWKNLEKKGVPRHLLDQVHAPIGKEIGADTPEEIAVSIMAELIEFRRSGGKPAHLVSTVKDAAGTAGAG
- a CDS encoding DegT/DnrJ/EryC1/StrS family aminotransferase; the encoded protein is MPRLAINGAAPVRTAPFPAWPMNLDASARAAGETVRSGRWGSIQGEKVRSLEQRFASFQHAAYGIAVCNGTTALCLALQAVGIEPGDEVIVPAYTFIASASSVVMSNAVPVFVDIDPLTYNLDPDRVEEAVTSRTRAVVAVHFAGLPADMDRLGDIAGRHGLAVIEDAAQAHGARWGGRGVGAIGSIGAFSFQSSKNLNAGEGGIMLTNDDGLAAAARSLADCGHAEQGPRYNHFRMAGNNRMTEIQGALLLDQMDHLETQADLRHANGEYLTERLGAIPGVVPVARPAKADRHARHIYMFRYNEASFGGVPKTRFIEALRAEGIPASPGYSIPLYKQPVFTERNYGIYHSPALSAVDYDALHLPVTERACRSEAVWFSQNVLLGGRDDMEDIVRAVTKIGEHRGELGEG